From Oscillospiraceae bacterium CM, a single genomic window includes:
- the cbiD gene encoding cobalamin biosynthesis protein CbiD: MSFEHYIQKGAQKLRLGYTTGTCAALAAKAAAEMLLTGLMAETISLTTPKGLDVTVPVLGASFDDKQAACAVRKDAGDDPDVTDGMLVCALVSRVDEPGIMIDGGIGVGRVTKPGLNQPVGAAAINTVPRRMIAEEVAHICQRVQYTGGLTVVISIPEGEDRAKKTFNEKLGIKGGLSVLGTSGIVEPMSTQALIDCIGLELRALAAEGHRSVVLTPGNYGTAFLSRFPKLRAAPTVKFSNFIGEALRFAVQSGFQKILVVGHLGKLVKLAGGIMNTHSGEADCRAEILAAHAALCGAGQLTVRAIMDSAATDACVDILMQAGIRDEVLKSLLSKIEEQLQRKTGEATEIGAVLFSNTYGFLGQTASAASLIESFGWEENK; encoded by the coding sequence TTGTCATTCGAGCATTATATTCAAAAAGGTGCGCAGAAGCTGCGCCTCGGCTACACAACGGGGACGTGCGCCGCGCTCGCGGCGAAAGCGGCCGCCGAAATGCTTCTGACGGGGTTGATGGCAGAGACCATCAGCCTGACGACGCCGAAGGGCCTCGACGTGACGGTGCCAGTGCTCGGCGCGTCGTTTGATGACAAACAGGCCGCTTGCGCCGTCAGAAAAGACGCCGGTGACGACCCGGACGTCACCGACGGTATGCTGGTCTGCGCCCTTGTCAGCCGGGTGGACGAGCCGGGCATTATGATTGACGGCGGTATCGGTGTTGGCCGCGTCACAAAGCCGGGCCTGAACCAGCCGGTCGGCGCGGCGGCGATAAACACGGTGCCGCGGCGAATGATCGCCGAGGAAGTGGCGCACATCTGCCAGCGTGTGCAATACACAGGCGGCCTGACGGTCGTCATCAGTATTCCCGAGGGGGAAGATCGCGCGAAGAAGACGTTTAACGAAAAGCTCGGCATTAAAGGCGGCCTGTCAGTTTTGGGGACAAGCGGTATCGTCGAACCGATGAGCACGCAGGCGCTGATTGATTGTATCGGGCTGGAACTGCGCGCCCTGGCAGCCGAAGGACATCGAAGCGTTGTTCTCACGCCGGGCAACTACGGCACGGCGTTTTTGTCCCGTTTTCCAAAGCTCCGCGCAGCCCCAACTGTAAAATTTTCAAATTTTATTGGCGAGGCGCTGCGCTTTGCGGTGCAGAGCGGCTTTCAAAAAATCCTTGTCGTCGGTCATCTTGGCAAGCTCGTCAAGCTGGCGGGCGGCATAATGAATACGCATTCCGGTGAAGCGGACTGCCGGGCGGAAATCCTCGCGGCGCATGCTGCACTCTGCGGCGCCGGGCAGCTGACCGTGCGCGCCATTATGGACAGCGCCGCAACGGACGCGTGTGTCGATATATTAATGCAAGCCGGTATCCGGGACGAGGTGCTCAAATCGCTCCTGAGCAAGATTGAAGAGCAGCTTCAAAGAAAAACGGGAGAAGCAACAGAAATCGGTGCCGTTCTGTTTTCAAATACATATGGCTTTCTCGGTCAGACGGCTTCGGCGGCATCTCTGATCGAATCATTCGGCTGGGAGGAAAACAAATGA
- a CDS encoding cobalt-precorrin 5A hydrolase: MNIGMIVFTARGFDLGERLCAALEGAGHHVLLNRCANGALDHWTKSRFATDDALVFVGAAGIAVRAIAPYIKSKTSDPAVLVLDETGRFVIPILSGHIGGANDLARTIGALYGAIPVITTATDCSGVFAVDAWASRKQMCILNPERIKWISARLLAGEKIAFRSLFPIKGKLPEGFSEDKKNYDIAITIKTKGSHAALRLVPPVLTLGVGCRRGVSAEDLDRAFDMILKKSSFYEEAVCQVCSIDLKAEEAGLLSFCRSRNLPFRTFSALALADVQGSFTASEFVRKTTGVDNVCERSAVLGSGGTLLTKKDAGNGITMAFAVAPYTVRFLEE, translated from the coding sequence ATGAACATCGGCATGATTGTCTTTACGGCGCGGGGCTTTGACCTGGGTGAACGCCTGTGTGCGGCGCTGGAGGGGGCAGGCCATCATGTGCTGCTCAACCGGTGCGCGAACGGCGCGCTGGATCACTGGACGAAAAGCCGTTTTGCAACAGATGACGCGCTTGTTTTTGTTGGTGCCGCCGGGATTGCCGTCCGGGCAATTGCGCCGTATATCAAATCAAAAACGAGCGACCCGGCCGTCCTTGTGCTCGATGAAACTGGCCGGTTCGTTATCCCGATTCTGTCCGGCCATATCGGCGGGGCTAACGATCTGGCACGGACCATCGGGGCCCTTTATGGGGCCATCCCCGTTATTACGACGGCAACGGATTGCAGCGGTGTTTTTGCCGTCGACGCCTGGGCAAGCAGAAAACAGATGTGTATTCTCAATCCCGAGCGGATTAAATGGATATCCGCGCGCCTGCTGGCCGGTGAGAAAATCGCGTTTCGCAGCCTTTTCCCGATCAAAGGCAAGCTGCCGGAGGGCTTTTCAGAGGATAAAAAAAATTACGACATCGCCATCACGATCAAAACGAAGGGCAGTCATGCGGCGCTGCGCCTCGTACCGCCTGTTCTGACGCTCGGCGTCGGCTGCCGGAGGGGCGTTTCGGCGGAGGATTTAGACCGGGCTTTTGATATGATTCTTAAAAAGTCCAGCTTTTACGAAGAAGCGGTCTGCCAGGTTTGTAGCATCGATTTAAAGGCGGAAGAGGCGGGCCTTTTATCTTTCTGCCGGTCGCGCAATTTGCCGTTTCGAACGTTTTCCGCTTTGGCGCTGGCCGACGTTCAAGGGAGCTTTACTGCTTCAGAGTTTGTCCGTAAAACAACGGGCGTTGATAACGTCTGCGAAAGAAGTGCCGTGCTCGGCAGCGGCGGAACTTTGCTGACGAAAAAGGACGCCGGAAACGGCATCACCATGGCATTTGCAGTCGCGCCCTATACGGTGCGCTTTTTGGAGGAATAA
- the cobM gene encoding precorrin-4 C(11)-methyltransferase — protein sequence MIYFVGAGSGAPDLITIRGAERLKQADVIIYAGSLVNPALLSYAKSECAVYNSAKMTLEEVLDVMTSAEAAGKDTVRLHTGDPCLYGAIREQMDRLDACDIAYESVPGVSSFCGAAAALRAEYTLPDVSQSVVITRMAGRTPVPERESIRSFAAHGCTMVIFLSSGLTESLQRELLEGGYPGDTPAAIVYKATWPDEKVYRCTVSTIHQTMTENNIKNTALITVGGFLGNEYNRSKLYDPAFTTLFREGVST from the coding sequence ATGATCTATTTTGTGGGGGCCGGCAGCGGCGCGCCAGATCTTATTACCATTCGCGGTGCCGAGCGCCTCAAGCAGGCCGATGTCATTATCTATGCTGGCAGCCTAGTCAATCCGGCGCTTTTATCATACGCGAAATCAGAATGTGCCGTTTATAACAGCGCTAAAATGACGCTTGAAGAAGTGCTGGACGTGATGACGTCGGCGGAGGCGGCGGGCAAAGACACCGTCCGCCTGCATACGGGCGACCCTTGCCTGTATGGCGCCATCCGCGAGCAGATGGACAGGCTTGACGCTTGTGATATCGCTTATGAAAGCGTACCGGGCGTGTCCAGCTTCTGCGGCGCGGCGGCGGCACTTCGCGCCGAATACACGCTGCCGGACGTCAGCCAAAGCGTCGTCATTACCCGAATGGCGGGTCGCACACCGGTGCCCGAGCGGGAGAGCATCCGCAGCTTTGCCGCGCACGGCTGCACGATGGTGATTTTCTTAAGCTCCGGGCTGACAGAATCGCTCCAGAGGGAACTGCTTGAGGGCGGCTATCCGGGCGACACGCCCGCCGCCATCGTCTATAAGGCGACATGGCCCGATGAAAAGGTTTATCGGTGCACCGTTTCAACGATTCATCAGACCATGACGGAGAACAACATCAAGAATACGGCGCTGATTACAGTTGGCGGCTTTCTGGGAAATGAATACAACCGCTCGAAGCTGTATGATCCCGCCTTTACAACGCTTTTTCGCGAGGGCGTTTCGACATGA